The Haloplanus salinarum genome includes a region encoding these proteins:
- the csg gene encoding HVO_2072 family ArtA-dependent S-layer glycoprotein, which produces MTGNSTKIRAVVLAALMVFSVFAGTVALSGTAAADVSNIGNTNATDVTAGSSGQAQTVSFNATGGSGGTDNFTLVYSGSGASDVTAAGISNIDVSGNVDGTPTSVNNSTVTSSGDIVVGLDNVNSTSLTTTNALSNQTSVTIDATVDVGSGITTGSRTLGISTQSSGSVGSASFNVNVASPSNNRAGNADGTDDFDTADGEGYIFPGATVFQGESDVFLGDSFDGTPTKDAGNDEGVPLETPNIPQSQSTGSYTDDSGNSVTVQTPRVTTLDVLNSNLNDIAGGSVAEGTSPSSDSDGSGAGNLTVIGAWNYQNAEDLELTVEDDSGLDVTGDVVDDNVNPSNSPIRSAGDRGTEYTTDDGSDRGGDISDNEVAYPIDLANTGTGTYTISLAGTDDLGFGEASQSTTITVTGDDDANLVLDSDEVTRGEDVRFEIQGSDAGDTHTVIIESDDFRDDTLTAENAARIFRQVGDTGEVGFVNNSGDTAVNRSVADSTGVSGTIDYAYANITIDDDTGVGVGQVETQYLDDSDVDLTLYNASTQVPFEIGSNTDQEGEDDEQTLTVNEGDLTIESPGGTYVVGSEVDINGTASEGIDEVAFYARRNNNYEHVPIDGEDTLTVDADDTFEEEDIVLSEDSDILSQPGTYRFGALDVDGLNQPVTDDLTTSEFNTNTSTQMSLRVTDTELTANVKTVGGQVSTTDSTVNISGTAFGASNVDVIFVGDRGNTYTTDISVDDDNTFSEDEVTINNVQGSQSVSVHVLFPGRDGNYGNTDTDVVDDIVPSDGTLTGAQVRARIVDNTTEAVASDDRMVTSTFRYADAQSTIQNVYPEGMEASGVNPVGVDDTMVVEGQTNLRPDDNSITAELLTTEGDSVALSTTDEWSYDGTWSTTIELEDVQTGTYDLEADDGENTDIVTVEIVQNVQTATPEPTETPEPTPTETATPEPTATATPEPTDTATAEPTDTPTPTEGGGPGFGAIVAVIALLAAALLATRRD; this is translated from the coding sequence ATGACAGGAAACAGTACCAAGATCCGCGCGGTCGTTCTCGCGGCGCTCATGGTGTTCAGCGTCTTCGCTGGCACCGTGGCGCTGTCGGGGACGGCTGCGGCCGATGTCAGTAACATCGGTAACACCAACGCGACAGACGTGACCGCTGGTTCCAGCGGTCAGGCGCAGACAGTATCGTTCAACGCCACCGGCGGCTCCGGTGGGACGGATAACTTCACACTGGTATACTCCGGCTCCGGCGCGAGTGACGTTACGGCCGCCGGCATCAGTAACATCGACGTCTCCGGTAACGTCGACGGCACTCCGACAAGTGTGAACAACAGCACGGTCACCAGCAGCGGTGACATCGTGGTCGGCCTCGATAACGTCAACTCGACGTCGCTGACTACCACGAACGCGCTGTCGAACCAGACGAGCGTCACCATCGACGCCACGGTCGACGTCGGCTCGGGCATCACCACCGGCTCCCGGACGCTCGGCATCAGTACGCAGTCGTCCGGTAGCGTCGGCAGCGCCTCGTTCAACGTGAACGTGGCCAGCCCGAGCAACAACCGTGCCGGTAACGCGGACGGCACTGACGACTTCGACACCGCGGACGGTGAAGGCTACATCTTCCCCGGTGCGACGGTCTTCCAGGGCGAGTCCGACGTCTTCCTGGGTGACAGCTTCGACGGCACCCCGACGAAGGACGCCGGGAACGACGAGGGTGTTCCGCTCGAAACGCCGAACATCCCCCAGAGCCAGTCCACCGGTAGCTACACTGACGACAGCGGCAACAGCGTCACTGTCCAGACGCCGCGTGTCACCACGCTGGACGTCCTGAACAGCAACCTCAACGACATCGCCGGCGGTTCGGTCGCGGAAGGTACCAGCCCGAGTTCCGACAGCGACGGTAGCGGTGCTGGTAACCTGACGGTCATCGGCGCCTGGAACTACCAGAACGCCGAGGACCTCGAACTGACCGTCGAGGACGACTCCGGTCTCGACGTGACCGGTGACGTCGTCGACGACAACGTCAACCCGTCCAACAGTCCCATCCGGTCGGCCGGCGACCGCGGGACCGAGTACACGACCGATGATGGTAGCGATCGCGGTGGCGACATCTCCGACAACGAAGTCGCCTACCCGATCGACCTCGCGAACACGGGTACCGGCACCTACACGATCTCCCTCGCTGGCACGGACGACCTCGGCTTCGGTGAGGCGTCCCAGTCCACGACCATCACCGTCACCGGTGACGACGACGCGAACCTCGTGCTCGACTCGGACGAAGTCACTCGCGGCGAGGACGTCCGCTTCGAGATCCAGGGTTCGGACGCCGGTGACACCCACACGGTCATCATCGAGTCCGACGACTTCCGTGACGACACCCTGACTGCGGAGAACGCCGCGCGCATCTTCCGCCAGGTTGGCGACACGGGCGAAGTCGGCTTCGTGAACAACTCCGGTGACACTGCGGTCAACCGCTCGGTTGCGGACTCGACCGGAGTCTCCGGCACCATCGACTACGCGTACGCGAACATCACCATCGACGACGACACCGGTGTCGGCGTCGGTCAGGTCGAAACGCAGTACCTCGACGACTCGGACGTCGACCTCACGCTGTACAACGCCTCGACTCAGGTTCCCTTCGAGATCGGCAGCAACACCGATCAGGAGGGTGAGGACGACGAGCAGACCCTCACCGTCAACGAAGGCGACCTCACCATCGAGTCGCCCGGCGGCACCTACGTCGTCGGCAGCGAAGTCGACATCAACGGCACGGCCTCGGAAGGCATCGACGAAGTCGCCTTCTACGCCCGCCGGAACAACAACTACGAACACGTCCCGATCGACGGGGAGGACACGCTCACCGTCGACGCTGACGACACCTTCGAAGAGGAAGACATCGTCCTCTCGGAGGACAGCGATATCCTGAGCCAGCCGGGCACCTACCGCTTCGGCGCGCTCGACGTCGACGGACTCAACCAGCCCGTGACCGACGACCTGACGACCTCGGAGTTCAACACGAACACGAGCACGCAGATGTCCCTGCGTGTGACCGACACGGAACTGACGGCCAACGTCAAGACCGTGGGCGGGCAGGTCTCGACGACCGACTCGACGGTCAACATCTCGGGCACCGCGTTCGGTGCCAGTAACGTCGACGTGATCTTCGTCGGCGACCGTGGCAACACCTACACCACGGACATCTCCGTGGACGACGACAACACGTTCTCGGAGGACGAGGTCACGATCAACAACGTCCAGGGCTCCCAGAGTGTCAGCGTCCACGTCCTGTTCCCGGGTCGTGACGGCAACTACGGCAACACGGACACGGACGTTGTCGACGACATCGTGCCGAGCGACGGCACGCTGACGGGCGCTCAGGTCCGTGCCCGGATCGTGGACAACACGACTGAAGCAGTCGCGAGCGACGACCGGATGGTCACCTCGACGTTCCGGTACGCCGACGCGCAGTCGACGATCCAGAACGTCTACCCCGAAGGCATGGAAGCCTCGGGCGTCAACCCGGTCGGAGTCGACGACACGATGGTCGTCGAAGGCCAGACGAACCTCCGTCCGGACGACAACTCGATCACGGCCGAACTGCTGACGACCGAGGGCGACTCGGTCGCGCTGTCGACGACCGACGAGTGGTCCTACGACGGCACGTGGTCGACCACCATCGAGCTTGAGGACGTCCAGACGGGGACGTACGACCTCGAAGCCGACGACGGTGAGAACACGGACATCGTCACCGTAGAGATCGTCCAGAACGTCCAGACGGCGACGCCGGAACCGACGGAGACGCCGGAACCGACGCCGACTGAGACGGCAACGCCCGAACCGACGGCCACGGCAACGCCCGAGCCGACGGACACGGCGACCGCCGAACCGACCGACACGCCGACGCCCACCGAGGGCGGCGGCCCCGGCTTCGGCGCCATCGTCGCGGTCATCGCGCTGCTCGCGGCCGCGCTGCTGGCCACCCGGCGCGACTAA
- a CDS encoding GTPBP1 family GTP-binding protein: MTADRAALEQALERGEEEGGPIEFKERLSRDVHLVDGRMESLAAQLRHRVLSGDGEATYVVGVTDDGHVAGIEPSAFSESMDVLSLLAEEAGTHIEDVETWGVGREDEDGLVGVATVREGSILDTDDTHIVVGTAGHVDHGKSTLVGTLVTGQADDGEGGTRSYLDVQPHEVERGLSADLSYAVYGFDGDGPVRMDNPHRKSDRARVVEESERLVSFVDTVGHEPWLRTTIRGLVGQKLDYGLLTVAADDGPTRTTREHLGILLATELPTMVAITKADLVSEERLQEVERAVERLLRDVEETPLRIERHGVSAAAEEIGDVVPILRTSAVSEAGLDALDDLFERLPKTNGGEGDFRMYIDRTYSVTGVGAVASGTINAGSVEAGDELLLGPMPDGSFREVEVRSIEMHYHRVDRAEAGRIVGIALKGVTEPAVERGMVLLPADADPTPVREFEAEVVVLNHPTRIGTGYEPVVHLETISEAAVFRPEGGHLLPGDRGTATVEFKFRPYLIEEGQRFVFREGRSKGVGTVTDIDG; the protein is encoded by the coding sequence ATGACCGCCGATCGGGCCGCGCTGGAGCAGGCCCTGGAACGCGGCGAGGAGGAGGGCGGCCCAATCGAGTTCAAGGAACGGCTCTCCCGGGACGTCCACCTCGTGGACGGGCGGATGGAGAGTCTGGCGGCACAGCTTCGCCACCGCGTGCTGTCGGGCGACGGCGAGGCAACCTACGTCGTGGGCGTCACGGACGACGGCCACGTGGCCGGCATCGAACCGTCGGCGTTCTCGGAGTCGATGGACGTGCTCTCCTTGCTCGCCGAGGAGGCAGGGACTCACATCGAGGACGTGGAGACTTGGGGGGTCGGGCGCGAGGACGAGGACGGACTGGTCGGCGTCGCCACGGTCCGCGAGGGTTCCATCCTCGACACGGACGACACCCACATCGTCGTCGGCACCGCCGGGCACGTCGACCACGGCAAGAGCACGCTCGTCGGGACGCTCGTCACCGGGCAGGCCGACGACGGGGAGGGAGGGACCCGGTCGTATCTCGACGTCCAGCCCCACGAGGTCGAACGCGGCCTCTCGGCTGACCTCTCCTATGCGGTGTACGGCTTCGACGGCGACGGCCCGGTGCGGATGGACAACCCCCACCGGAAGTCGGACCGCGCACGCGTCGTCGAGGAGTCCGAACGGCTCGTCTCCTTCGTCGACACCGTGGGTCACGAGCCGTGGCTGCGGACCACGATCCGCGGGCTGGTCGGGCAGAAACTCGACTACGGGCTCCTGACGGTCGCCGCGGACGACGGCCCGACGAGGACCACCCGCGAACATCTCGGCATCCTGTTGGCGACGGAACTGCCGACCATGGTTGCGATCACCAAGGCCGATCTCGTGAGCGAGGAACGGCTACAGGAGGTCGAACGCGCGGTCGAGCGCCTCCTGCGGGACGTCGAGGAGACGCCGCTCCGGATCGAGCGCCACGGCGTGAGCGCCGCGGCCGAGGAGATCGGCGACGTGGTGCCGATCCTGCGGACCAGCGCCGTCTCGGAGGCGGGACTCGACGCCCTCGACGACCTGTTCGAGCGCCTGCCGAAGACCAACGGCGGCGAGGGCGACTTCCGGATGTACATCGACCGGACGTACTCGGTGACCGGCGTCGGCGCCGTCGCCTCCGGGACGATCAACGCCGGCAGCGTCGAGGCGGGCGACGAACTCCTCCTCGGACCGATGCCCGACGGCTCCTTCCGCGAGGTGGAGGTCCGCTCCATCGAGATGCATTACCACCGGGTCGACCGCGCGGAGGCGGGGCGGATCGTCGGCATCGCGCTCAAGGGCGTCACCGAACCCGCGGTCGAACGCGGGATGGTGCTCCTGCCGGCGGACGCCGACCCCACGCCGGTCCGCGAGTTCGAGGCCGAGGTGGTCGTCCTCAACCACCCGACCCGAATCGGGACGGGCTACGAACCCGTCGTCCACCTGGAGACGATCAGCGAGGCGGCGGTCTTCCGCCCCGAGGGTGGCCACCTCCTCCCCGGCGACCGCGGCACGGCGACGGTCGAGTTCAAGTTCCGCCCGTACCTGATCGAGGAGGGCCAGCGGTTCGTCTTCCGGGAGGGTCGGAGCAAGGGCGTCGGGACGGTTACCGACATCGACGGGTAG
- a CDS encoding J domain-containing protein gives MDRDRLVLGLAAVFAGVTTVLVVLAFVRQLFLLFLALPFAATTYIMWSHATGRLAARTRRRARRASGARTARAGSNPGPGGFGATARGAAGRGATGGRTDTAAETGPTRREAYERLDLDPDAADDEVRRAYRAKVKEVHPDTEGGDEERFKRVNRAYERLQD, from the coding sequence GTGGACAGGGACCGGCTCGTACTCGGCCTGGCGGCGGTGTTCGCCGGCGTCACCACCGTACTGGTGGTGCTCGCGTTCGTCAGACAGCTGTTCTTGCTGTTTCTGGCGCTCCCCTTCGCGGCGACGACGTACATCATGTGGAGCCACGCGACGGGACGGCTGGCGGCGCGTACCCGACGGCGGGCGCGGCGGGCGTCGGGAGCGAGGACGGCACGGGCCGGGTCGAACCCCGGCCCCGGCGGCTTCGGCGCCACGGCCCGCGGTGCGGCCGGCCGGGGGGCCACCGGCGGACGGACCGACACCGCGGCCGAGACCGGCCCGACCCGGCGGGAAGCGTACGAGCGGCTCGACCTCGACCCGGACGCCGCCGACGACGAGGTGCGGCGCGCCTACCGGGCGAAAGTCAAGGAGGTCCATCCCGACACCGAGGGCGGCGACGAGGAGCGGTTCAAGCGCGTGAACCGCGCGTACGAGCGACTGCAGGACTGA
- a CDS encoding ASCH domain-containing protein produces the protein MSELDPGTLLPNDRMRQQALDGEVTQIHRGQRYAESGDTFEIDGTTFEVVAVDARTLGDMTDADARAEGARDLEHYRQILERAHENFEWDDESEIVRHRFERV, from the coding sequence ATGAGCGAACTCGACCCCGGAACGCTGTTGCCGAACGACCGTATGCGCCAGCAGGCCCTCGACGGCGAAGTGACACAGATCCACCGCGGACAGCGGTACGCGGAGTCGGGCGACACCTTCGAAATCGACGGGACGACCTTCGAGGTCGTCGCCGTCGACGCGCGGACGCTCGGCGACATGACCGACGCCGACGCCCGCGCGGAGGGCGCACGGGACCTCGAACACTACCGGCAGATCCTGGAGCGCGCCCACGAGAATTTCGAGTGGGACGACGAATCGGAGATCGTCCGACACCGCTTCGAGCGGGTCTGA
- a CDS encoding amidohydrolase: MTEAADLLLTNAEVHTLTRPDETHEAVAIRDGRIVRVGDAYELNFLAGVDTHTLDLGGRVLLPGFVDAHTHLDVVGRKLVHADLSTAGSRADALDALRERADAVPDGDPVLGFGYDESTWETAGHLTRRDLDAVDAAGPVVAVREDLHVVSLSSTGIERFGDDLPEAGVRHEGGEPTGVVVEAAAEAVLDALAPDESGTERLLRAAQEHANERGVTGVHDMVRRSHAPRVYRDLAAAGELTLRVRLNYWADHLDALVETGLRTNHGEGPVRVGAIKTFTDGSIGGRTARLSSPYADAPDERGGWTVGPEAFQDLLDSAGAAGFQVAAHAIGDVAVGAVVDAYADADPATVRHRIEHAELASDAAIERMADLGVVASVQPNFHRWAGESGLYADRLGDRRTETNRLGRLADADVPLAFGSDCMPLDPLVGVAHAVDAPTDAQGLGVTEALRAYTLGSAYAGFDEDRLGTVEPGKRADLVVLDDSPWTADDIAAVDVALTVVDGRIVHEAL, translated from the coding sequence ATGACCGAGGCCGCCGACCTCCTCCTGACGAACGCGGAGGTCCACACGCTGACCCGCCCCGACGAGACCCACGAGGCGGTCGCCATCCGCGACGGGCGGATCGTTCGCGTCGGCGACGCCTACGAACTGAACTTTCTCGCCGGCGTCGACACCCACACCCTCGACCTCGGGGGGCGGGTCCTCCTGCCCGGGTTCGTCGACGCCCACACCCACCTGGACGTTGTCGGGCGAAAGCTCGTCCACGCCGACCTCTCGACGGCCGGGAGCCGCGCGGACGCGCTCGACGCGCTCCGCGAACGGGCCGACGCCGTCCCGGACGGCGACCCGGTCCTCGGGTTCGGGTACGACGAGTCGACGTGGGAGACGGCCGGCCACCTCACCCGGCGCGACTTGGACGCCGTCGACGCCGCGGGGCCCGTCGTCGCCGTCCGCGAGGACCTCCACGTCGTCTCGCTGTCCTCGACGGGTATCGAACGGTTCGGCGACGACCTGCCCGAGGCGGGGGTTCGGCACGAGGGTGGGGAGCCGACGGGCGTGGTCGTCGAGGCGGCCGCCGAGGCGGTCCTCGACGCCCTCGCGCCCGACGAATCGGGGACCGAGCGACTCCTCCGGGCCGCCCAGGAGCACGCGAACGAGCGGGGCGTGACGGGCGTCCACGACATGGTCCGGCGGTCCCACGCGCCGCGGGTCTACCGCGACCTGGCGGCGGCCGGGGAGTTGACCCTCCGGGTCCGGCTCAACTACTGGGCGGACCACCTCGACGCCCTCGTGGAGACGGGGCTGCGGACGAACCACGGCGAGGGGCCGGTCCGGGTGGGCGCGATCAAGACGTTCACCGACGGGAGCATCGGCGGGCGGACGGCGCGACTCTCGTCGCCGTACGCGGACGCCCCCGACGAGCGCGGCGGGTGGACCGTCGGCCCCGAGGCGTTCCAGGACCTGCTGGACAGCGCCGGGGCGGCGGGGTTCCAAGTCGCCGCCCACGCCATCGGCGACGTGGCGGTCGGGGCCGTGGTCGACGCCTACGCCGACGCCGACCCCGCGACCGTCCGCCACCGGATCGAACACGCCGAACTCGCGAGCGACGCGGCCATCGAGCGGATGGCCGACCTGGGCGTCGTCGCCTCCGTCCAGCCGAACTTCCACCGGTGGGCGGGCGAGTCGGGGCTGTACGCCGACCGCCTGGGCGACCGGCGGACCGAGACGAACCGGCTGGGTCGGCTGGCCGACGCGGACGTCCCGCTCGCCTTCGGGAGCGACTGCATGCCCCTCGACCCGCTGGTCGGCGTCGCCCACGCCGTCGACGCGCCGACCGACGCCCAAGGGCTCGGCGTGACCGAGGCGCTGCGGGCGTACACGCTCGGCAGCGCGTACGCCGGCTTCGACGAGGACCGACTGGGGACGGTCGAACCCGGCAAGCGTGCCGACCTGGTGGTCCTCGACGACTCGCCGTGGACGGCCGACGATATCGCCGCCGTCGACGTGGCGCTGACCGTCGTCGACGGCCGGATCGTCCACGAGGCGCTGTAG
- a CDS encoding bacterio-opsin activator domain-containing protein codes for MASSSSGDIYQRTLAVFERDEYRHEPLTTPEVAEALDANRRAVYERLQRLVDRGELETKETGSHSRVWWRPPEASDVDGAERTLRRQSRAMESVIDGIAVVDEGGGFVYVNETHADVYGYDDPEALLGEHWHLCYDESEIDRFEAEILPTLYDEGSWRGETFGLRADGTTFPQELSLTVSDDGGIICVVRDITERKAQERQLRDARRFNEELVENAPFGMYRLDEDLRITYENPRAEEIIGLPEEKDSSDAMGMDIRKLPPIIETGQAGIFSRLQEGETIEFDFPFESIYGKEAYFTGRAVPLYRDGEFDGAILMATDISERRQYERKLERQREQLAALDELNGVVRGITEAVIEQSTREEIERVVCDRLAAADSYRFAWFGAADAGPELETRAAAGVDGGLGDRSIATDPNEMTGQGPIRRAVRTREMQITRNALDDATSQKLREAARESGYRSLAVIPVVHQGMFYGVLGVCSERPDAFAEEERAVIGQLGDVIGHAIAAVDRKRALMSNEVVELTIRMPRLLDGQLPDSTDGTITIDRVTPVGDDEYLMYGTATGDAMGTIHTLGECRSEWKEVRTFDEREDEVRFEQRLSNPPMTSIVADYGGNFKRGRIEDGVYSATIQFPPGTDVRRVVARIRETYLDVRVVSRRQVVREDPSSQHILSVLAEDLTERQRTALEAGYFGGFFEWPRHRSGEAVADSLDIGASTFHQHVRKAEKKLLDVVFAEL; via the coding sequence ATGGCGTCCAGTTCGTCGGGGGATATCTACCAGCGCACCCTGGCCGTCTTCGAACGGGACGAGTACCGGCACGAACCGCTCACCACGCCCGAGGTGGCGGAGGCACTCGACGCGAACCGCCGGGCGGTGTACGAGCGGTTGCAGCGACTCGTCGATCGGGGCGAACTCGAGACGAAGGAGACGGGGTCACATTCGCGGGTCTGGTGGCGGCCGCCGGAGGCGTCGGACGTCGACGGCGCCGAGCGGACGTTACGGCGACAGTCACGGGCGATGGAGTCGGTCATCGACGGAATCGCGGTCGTCGACGAGGGCGGGGGATTCGTCTACGTCAACGAGACCCACGCCGACGTGTACGGCTACGACGACCCGGAGGCGCTGCTCGGTGAGCACTGGCACCTGTGTTACGACGAGTCGGAGATCGACCGGTTCGAGGCGGAGATCCTTCCCACGCTCTACGACGAGGGATCGTGGCGTGGCGAGACGTTCGGGCTGCGCGCGGACGGAACGACGTTCCCACAGGAGCTCTCGCTGACCGTTTCCGACGACGGCGGAATCATCTGTGTCGTCCGCGACATCACCGAGCGGAAAGCACAGGAACGACAGCTCCGGGACGCCCGGCGGTTCAACGAGGAGTTGGTCGAGAACGCCCCCTTCGGGATGTATCGCCTCGACGAGGACCTCCGGATCACCTACGAAAATCCGCGGGCGGAGGAGATCATCGGCCTCCCCGAGGAGAAGGATAGCTCCGACGCTATGGGCATGGACATCCGCAAGCTTCCCCCGATCATCGAGACCGGACAAGCGGGCATATTCTCCCGACTGCAGGAAGGGGAGACGATCGAGTTCGACTTCCCGTTCGAATCCATCTACGGGAAAGAAGCGTACTTCACGGGACGGGCCGTGCCCCTCTATCGCGACGGCGAGTTCGACGGGGCGATCCTGATGGCCACCGATATCTCGGAGCGACGACAGTACGAGCGGAAGCTAGAGCGACAGCGCGAACAGCTCGCGGCGCTCGACGAACTCAACGGCGTCGTGCGCGGTATCACCGAGGCGGTCATCGAGCAGTCGACCCGCGAGGAGATCGAGCGGGTGGTGTGTGATCGGCTGGCGGCCGCCGACTCGTACCGGTTCGCGTGGTTCGGGGCGGCCGACGCGGGCCCGGAACTGGAGACGCGGGCGGCAGCCGGCGTCGACGGCGGACTCGGCGACCGATCGATCGCCACCGACCCGAACGAGATGACCGGACAGGGTCCGATCCGGCGGGCCGTCCGGACGCGGGAGATGCAGATCACCCGGAACGCGCTCGATGACGCAACGTCACAGAAGCTTCGCGAGGCGGCACGAGAGTCGGGCTACCGGTCGCTGGCGGTGATCCCGGTCGTCCACCAGGGGATGTTCTACGGGGTTCTCGGAGTCTGCTCGGAGCGTCCCGACGCGTTCGCCGAGGAGGAGCGGGCGGTCATCGGGCAGCTCGGCGACGTGATCGGACACGCCATCGCCGCCGTCGACCGCAAGCGAGCCCTCATGAGCAACGAGGTCGTCGAACTCACGATCCGGATGCCACGGTTGCTCGACGGACAGCTTCCGGATTCGACCGACGGAACGATCACGATCGATCGGGTGACCCCCGTGGGCGACGACGAGTACCTCATGTACGGGACCGCGACCGGCGACGCCATGGGGACGATACACACGCTCGGGGAGTGCCGGTCGGAGTGGAAGGAGGTACGGACGTTCGACGAGCGTGAGGACGAGGTGCGGTTCGAACAGCGCCTCTCGAACCCGCCGATGACCTCCATCGTCGCCGACTACGGGGGGAACTTCAAGCGCGGCCGGATCGAGGACGGCGTGTACAGCGCGACCATCCAGTTCCCGCCGGGAACGGACGTGCGACGGGTCGTCGCCCGTATCCGGGAGACGTATCTCGACGTCAGGGTCGTCAGCCGCCGACAGGTGGTCCGGGAGGACCCCTCGTCACAGCACATCCTGAGCGTCCTCGCCGAGGATCTGACCGAGCGTCAGCGGACGGCCCTCGAAGCGGGCTACTTCGGCGGGTTCTTCGAGTGGCCCCGGCACCGCTCCGGGGAGGCGGTCGCCGACTCGCTCGACATCGGTGCCTCGACCTTCCACCAGCACGTTCGCAAGGCCGAAAAGAAGCTTCTCGACGTCGTGTTCGCCGAGCTGTGA
- a CDS encoding DUF7344 domain-containing protein encodes MDGAPRPRRDEDGDHLVRSSIIGDLRQRRILSLLLDRDRPLTERELGLRLLERERGLTSADATEADLDPIRVDLHHRCLPQLEAVGWIERRPDGVVIDKRPSVEFAALSLSDLRTPEDPAWDAVSTLLVRPYRADVLALLADRGRDTGLPELVTALRERHAASPLPDDDRGLRVSLHHVDLPKLASTGLVAYDPPARTVTPTPRLPTFAARIDLEV; translated from the coding sequence ATGGATGGCGCACCGCGGCCACGTCGGGACGAGGACGGAGACCACCTCGTTCGCTCGTCGATAATCGGCGACTTGCGCCAGCGTCGGATCCTCTCTCTCCTGTTGGATCGGGACCGGCCGCTGACGGAACGCGAACTCGGCCTTCGCCTCCTCGAGCGTGAGCGCGGCCTCACGTCCGCGGACGCCACCGAGGCAGACCTCGATCCGATCCGGGTCGACCTCCATCATCGGTGTCTCCCGCAACTGGAAGCGGTCGGGTGGATCGAACGGCGTCCGGACGGCGTCGTCATCGACAAGCGACCGTCCGTCGAGTTCGCGGCCCTGTCACTGTCGGACCTGCGAACACCCGAGGACCCTGCCTGGGACGCCGTCAGTACCCTCCTCGTGCGCCCGTACCGAGCGGACGTCCTCGCGCTGCTCGCCGACCGGGGCCGCGACACCGGCCTGCCGGAGCTCGTCACCGCCCTCCGCGAGCGCCACGCCGCGTCCCCCCTCCCCGACGACGACCGGGGCCTCCGGGTCTCGCTCCATCACGTCGACCTCCCGAAACTGGCGTCCACGGGACTGGTCGCGTACGACCCGCCGGCACGAACCGTCACTCCCACCCCCCGTCTGCCGACGTTCGCCGCTCGGATCGACCTCGAGGTCTGA
- the pyrF gene encoding orotidine-5'-phosphate decarboxylase — MTAFFDRLSERIDRVDSVVSVGLDADPDRIPDFLADRDLPRWAFNRRIIDATHEHAACYKPNAAFYEDADGWRALRETVAYAHGKDVPVLLDAKRADIGNTSRRYADLLDVADAITVNPYMGRDSLDPFLSRADAGVFVLCRTSNPGGADLQDLELAAGEPLYRRVAALADLWNEHGNVGLVVGATAPAELETLRAEVPDLPFLVPGVGAQGGDVEAAVEYGLADGVGLVNSSRGIIFSGEDAPRDDPDAYFGAAGEAAKRLKGRLNRHR, encoded by the coding sequence ATGACCGCCTTCTTCGACCGTCTGAGCGAGCGGATCGACCGCGTCGACAGCGTCGTCTCGGTCGGCCTCGACGCCGACCCCGACCGGATCCCCGACTTCCTCGCCGACCGCGACCTGCCGCGGTGGGCGTTCAACCGCCGGATCATCGACGCCACCCACGAACACGCGGCCTGCTACAAGCCGAACGCCGCCTTCTACGAGGACGCCGACGGCTGGCGGGCGCTCCGCGAGACGGTCGCCTACGCCCACGGGAAGGACGTGCCGGTCCTCTTGGACGCCAAGCGCGCCGACATCGGCAACACCTCCCGGCGGTACGCCGATCTGCTCGACGTCGCCGACGCGATCACCGTCAACCCCTACATGGGACGGGACTCGCTCGATCCCTTCCTCTCCCGTGCGGACGCGGGCGTGTTCGTCCTCTGTCGCACCTCGAACCCCGGCGGGGCCGACCTGCAGGACCTCGAACTCGCCGCCGGCGAACCGCTCTACCGGCGGGTGGCAGCGCTCGCGGATCTGTGGAACGAACACGGGAACGTCGGCCTGGTCGTCGGCGCGACGGCGCCGGCGGAACTGGAGACGCTGCGGGCCGAGGTGCCCGACCTCCCCTTCCTCGTCCCCGGCGTCGGGGCACAGGGGGGCGACGTCGAGGCGGCCGTCGAGTACGGCCTCGCCGACGGCGTCGGCCTCGTCAACTCCTCGCGAGGGATCATCTTCTCGGGCGAAGACGCCCCTCGCGACGATCCGGACGCCTACTTCGGCGCGGCGGGCGAGGCGGCGAAACGGCTCAAGGGACGTCTCAACCGCCACCGCTGA